AATTTGTTGCTGAGCAATGTACCACATATCTCCATACACCGAGTTTTGGTCGTGGTGACTATACGAGAAGTTGGCCATTATTTTTTCACTGTCCAAAGGCAGTTGGTAAGCCCCCATTAGCTCATAGCGGGCAGTGTAAATAGATTCTCCATAGATTTGGTCGCTGCCTCGATACTGTGGAGTCCAGTTCATTTGCCCGCCCCAACGATCTTCATAAATAAAACGCCCTGCAATAGAAGCCACCCGGTTATTGATACGTTTGAAGTTCCACTTGTTAAATACCGATACGCGATTTTGCAAAGTAATGTCCGTAAAACCGTCCCCGTTATTGTCTAAGGGGTTGCTGTAGTTATAATAATTAACTCCTAGCAATGAGGTTGCGTTCTTTTTCCCAAATTTTACCGCCAGGTCTGCATTGTATTCTTGCCACGAAGTAGCCATTACATCTGCCGAAAATAGCGCGACATTTTCGGGAGTTTTGGTAATCACATTGATCAACCCACCTACCGCTTCAGAGCCATACAGGGTAGAGGCAGGGCCTTTGACTACTTCTACCCGCTCAATCATACTGTTAGGAATCCCGTTTAGGCCGTACACTGTAGACAAGCCACTCACTATGGGCATTCCATCTATGAGCACCATTGTATAAGGACCTTCCATTCCATTGATGTGAATGTCGCCAGTATTGCAAACGGCACAATTGAGCTGAGGGCGCACCCCATTTACAATTTGCAATGCCTCGAAAAGTACGGGAGTGGGATTTTTCTTAAAGTAAGAAGGAGAGTACACCTCTACTGGTACAGGAGATTCTTTGCGTGAAATGGCTTTCATTGTTCCTGTGACTACTATTTCGTCCAATTCTTCCGCGTTTTCTGCGACTTCTATATTGATCGTGTTTACCAGGCTCTTTATACTGATTGTTTGGCTGTTACTAGCGTAACCAATGGCGCTAAACTTAAGCGTGTAGTTGCCATAAGGCACGTTAGTAATGGTAAACCTTCCTTTTTCATCACTGGCAGTACCCATTGGAGTATTGGCAAGCGTAATGTTGGCAAAAGATACCGGAGTACCGTCTTTCAAGGTTACTTTTCCAGTAATTTTTCCGCTTTGTGCGAATACGGATGTAGTAGCCAAGACAAGACTAAGGAATATAGTAAAAAGTATATGTTTGGTCATTGTTTTTTATTTCTCTGAGTTTATTTTAATGCAAAGGTAAATATATTTTTAGATTAGTCTAAAAATATATTAAAAGTATTTTGAAAATATTTAACAATGTGTGTTTAAATATTGTTTTTGCAGCGCTTGTTTTTAGTTTTATAGGGCTTTTATGCTAGGTTTTGATAGGGTTAATTTGGTGGGGGAGTGGCAAGCGTGGAACTTTGCCGCTTTAAAATGGTTATATATTTTGA
The genomic region above belongs to Microscilla marina ATCC 23134 and contains:
- a CDS encoding TonB-dependent receptor, with product MTKHILFTIFLSLVLATTSVFAQSGKITGKVTLKDGTPVSFANITLANTPMGTASDEKGRFTITNVPYGNYTLKFSAIGYASNSQTISIKSLVNTINIEVAENAEELDEIVVTGTMKAISRKESPVPVEVYSPSYFKKNPTPVLFEALQIVNGVRPQLNCAVCNTGDIHINGMEGPYTMVLIDGMPIVSGLSTVYGLNGIPNSMIERVEVVKGPASTLYGSEAVGGLINVITKTPENVALFSADVMATSWQEYNADLAVKFGKKNATSLLGVNYYNYSNPLDNNGDGFTDITLQNRVSVFNKWNFKRINNRVASIAGRFIYEDRWGGQMNWTPQYRGSDQIYGESIYTARYELMGAYQLPLDSEKIMANFSYSHHDQNSVYGDMWYIAQQQIAFGQLVWDKKISKSHDALFGLALRYTWYDDNTPATRIGDENSGTNKPDEIYLPGIFVQDEIKLGNKHKVLLGARYDYNSEHGSIFTPRFNYKWTPNKNNIFRLSFGNGFRVVNLFTEDHAATTGARDVIVTEALRPERSVNVNLNYQKFIPTSVGVLSLDATAFHTRFSNKIIADYETNDDQIIYDNLDGYAVSQGVSLNLDFAFTFPLKIMAGATLMDVYAMEKNAVGQLERNRQLLTENISGTFAISYTFSRWNLSIDYTGNVYGPMRLPILENDFRNEFSETYSLQNIQITKKFNNGLEIYGGVKNLLNFTPPANSIMRAFDPFDKTADDPVNNPNGYTFDPTYVFAPNQGIRGFFGVRYSIR